The following proteins come from a genomic window of Nocardiopsis sp. YSL2:
- a CDS encoding Na+/H+ antiporter NhaC family protein, which produces MTETNQTAGAPGSDGGPGGAYPGGRRRRIAVLVTGAAVLALGVAVSLLVPSDTVLPTGRWWSILPPVLAIGLALVTRQILPALFAGIWLGAWLVEGLSAQGLVTSLLDSAGVYTIDAIADPDHVMIIVFTLMIGGLVGVIRRNGGTDGIVHLVTRWASTPRRGQLATGGLGVAVFFDDYANTLVVGNTMRPILDRLRVSREKLAYLVDSTVLIDDAIAETGLALNGFAVFVESLKYAFYPILAIGLVFAIGLTGRDFGPMLRAERRARTTGEVALHSIAPGTAALEDELRPPERTPRRLVNALLPILVLIATTVLGLFATGEGASVIEIIGDGDPFSSLLWGSLLGLLVAGVLSVAQGILTLAEVVSAWFAGVKSVLYVIIILTLAWALSALTGELGTADFLAGALGTAMPVFLLPALLFVIAAAIAFATGTSWGTMGILTPLAVPLAWAVLDAQGLAAAEGHPILFASVSTILAGAVWGDHCSPISDTTVISALASQCDVIDHVRTQTPYALFVAGTVIVFGLLPVGLGLPWWAGLALSGAATLGGLLLLGRRVDAPGSGTAPVGSTE; this is translated from the coding sequence ATGACAGAGACCAACCAGACCGCCGGCGCCCCCGGCTCGGACGGCGGGCCGGGAGGCGCCTACCCCGGTGGGAGGCGCCGCCGTATCGCGGTCCTCGTCACCGGCGCGGCGGTCCTCGCCCTGGGCGTGGCGGTGAGCCTCCTGGTCCCGTCGGACACGGTGCTCCCCACCGGTCGCTGGTGGTCGATCCTGCCGCCGGTCCTGGCGATCGGCCTGGCCCTGGTGACACGGCAGATCCTGCCCGCGCTGTTCGCCGGCATCTGGCTGGGCGCCTGGCTCGTGGAGGGACTGAGCGCCCAGGGCCTGGTGACGTCGCTCCTGGACTCCGCCGGTGTGTACACCATCGACGCCATCGCCGACCCCGACCACGTGATGATCATCGTGTTCACGCTGATGATCGGCGGGCTGGTCGGCGTCATCCGCCGCAACGGCGGCACCGACGGGATCGTGCACCTGGTGACGCGGTGGGCGTCGACCCCGCGCCGGGGCCAGCTGGCCACCGGCGGCCTGGGGGTGGCCGTGTTCTTCGACGACTACGCCAACACGCTCGTGGTCGGCAACACGATGCGCCCGATCCTGGACCGGTTGCGCGTGTCCCGCGAGAAGCTCGCCTACCTGGTCGACTCCACGGTACTGATCGACGACGCGATCGCCGAGACCGGTCTGGCCCTCAACGGCTTCGCGGTGTTCGTGGAGTCGCTCAAGTACGCGTTCTACCCGATCCTGGCGATCGGCCTGGTGTTCGCCATCGGCCTGACCGGACGCGACTTCGGCCCGATGCTGCGGGCCGAGCGGCGGGCCCGCACCACCGGCGAGGTCGCTCTGCACAGCATCGCCCCGGGGACGGCCGCGCTGGAGGACGAGCTCAGGCCTCCCGAGCGGACGCCGCGCCGCCTGGTCAACGCGCTGCTGCCCATCCTGGTCCTGATCGCCACGACGGTCCTGGGGCTCTTCGCCACCGGTGAGGGCGCCTCGGTCATCGAGATCATCGGGGACGGCGATCCGTTCTCCTCCCTGCTGTGGGGCTCTCTCCTGGGGCTCCTGGTCGCGGGAGTGCTCAGCGTGGCGCAGGGGATCCTGACTCTCGCCGAGGTGGTCAGTGCCTGGTTCGCCGGGGTGAAGTCGGTGCTGTACGTGATCATCATCCTGACCCTGGCCTGGGCGCTGTCGGCGCTGACCGGCGAGCTGGGGACCGCCGACTTCCTGGCGGGCGCGCTGGGCACCGCCATGCCGGTGTTCCTGCTGCCCGCGCTGCTGTTCGTCATCGCGGCGGCGATCGCCTTCGCCACCGGGACCAGCTGGGGGACGATGGGCATCCTCACACCGCTGGCGGTCCCGCTGGCCTGGGCGGTGCTGGACGCCCAGGGCCTGGCCGCGGCGGAGGGGCACCCGATCCTGTTCGCGTCGGTGTCGACGATCCTGGCGGGCGCGGTCTGGGGCGACCACTGCTCGCCGATCTCCGACACGACCGTCATCTCGGCTCTGGCCTCCCAGTGCGACGTGATCGACCACGTGCGCACGCAGACGCCCTACGCCCTCTTCGTCGCCGGAACGGTGATCGTGTTCGGGCTGCTGCCCGTCGGGCTGGGACTGCCCTGGTGGGCCGGGCTGGCGCTGAGCGGGGCCGCCACCCTGGGCGGTCTGCTGCTGCTCGGGCGCCGCGTGGACGCCCCCGGGAGCGGGACCGCGCCGGTGGGCTCGACGGAGTAG
- a CDS encoding CdaR family transcriptional regulator: protein MDSWISPNDGEDTEPGASLRSVLESVGPVMLTVLDAPRGSAPQASVGGGSEGASPSPREPALTGGDGRRVGLDARVLRTVIHDAADPLPDGAASVLLLVGADAESPQTAETLREAAGAGYVAAVVKLRGGSGRVVAGAAREAGITLLTTPDDAAWRQVDALLSSALGASVAGERPPGANAASGDELFTLANALAGAVGGPVVIEDLEQHVLAYSTLPGQPIDEFRRRGILDRRVPVLAEQVRQYREVLNAPGMLRMPPLGDEELPRAAVAIRAGDLPLGTIWVIEGGSPIDAAGERALADGARLAALHMLRRRSGPEIELQAREQALRGALEGAAGEADTRTRLGLSEGTAVTLVGLAPLAGSGDTAALTARAGAAVARHWSAVQPEAAVASTARAVYVLVPEGADGAVRRLAAQTLTVVERVLGLRMRAALSRTSADLGQVPLLRAEADDILRVISTDPRAPEVADLTDAHARVLLAHVADELARLPRLRHPGIDAMLAHDRDHGTAYALSVTAWLDAVGSFGDAARRLHVHPNTMKYRLRRARELFGLDLDDADDRLSCWIQLRLAPAPHEEPQGRRR from the coding sequence ATGGACTCTTGGATTTCGCCAAACGATGGCGAGGACACCGAGCCCGGTGCGTCCCTGCGCTCGGTGCTGGAGTCCGTTGGCCCGGTCATGCTCACCGTGCTGGACGCTCCGCGGGGCTCCGCGCCGCAGGCGTCCGTTGGGGGCGGTAGTGAGGGCGCTAGCCCGTCCCCACGCGAACCAGCCCTGACGGGTGGTGATGGGCGACGGGTCGGGCTGGACGCACGCGTACTCCGCACGGTGATCCACGACGCCGCCGACCCCCTCCCCGACGGGGCCGCTTCCGTCCTGCTGCTGGTCGGCGCGGACGCCGAGTCCCCACAGACCGCGGAGACCCTGCGCGAGGCGGCCGGCGCCGGGTACGTGGCGGCCGTCGTCAAGCTGCGCGGCGGGAGCGGCCGCGTGGTGGCCGGGGCAGCCCGCGAGGCCGGGATCACGCTGCTCACCACCCCCGACGACGCGGCCTGGCGACAGGTGGACGCGCTGCTGTCGTCCGCGCTCGGGGCCTCCGTGGCGGGCGAGCGCCCACCGGGCGCGAACGCGGCTTCGGGCGACGAACTGTTCACGCTGGCCAACGCCCTGGCGGGCGCGGTCGGCGGCCCGGTCGTGATCGAGGACCTGGAACAGCACGTGCTGGCCTATTCGACGCTGCCGGGCCAGCCCATCGACGAGTTCCGCCGCCGGGGCATCCTGGACCGGCGCGTCCCGGTGCTGGCGGAGCAGGTACGGCAGTACCGCGAGGTGCTCAACGCGCCCGGCATGCTGCGGATGCCGCCGCTCGGGGACGAGGAGCTACCGCGAGCGGCCGTCGCCATCCGCGCGGGCGACCTCCCCCTGGGCACGATCTGGGTGATCGAGGGCGGATCACCGATCGACGCCGCGGGTGAGCGCGCCCTCGCCGACGGCGCCCGGCTCGCGGCGCTGCACATGCTGCGTCGCCGCAGCGGCCCGGAGATCGAACTCCAGGCACGCGAACAGGCCCTGCGGGGCGCGCTGGAGGGCGCCGCCGGCGAGGCCGACACGCGCACCCGGCTCGGGCTGTCCGAGGGCACCGCCGTGACGCTGGTGGGGCTGGCGCCGCTGGCCGGGAGCGGCGACACCGCCGCGCTGACCGCGCGGGCGGGCGCGGCCGTGGCCCGGCACTGGTCGGCGGTGCAGCCGGAGGCGGCGGTGGCGAGCACGGCGCGCGCGGTCTACGTCCTGGTGCCCGAGGGCGCGGACGGTGCCGTGCGCCGACTCGCCGCACAGACGCTGACGGTGGTGGAGCGGGTGCTGGGGCTGCGGATGCGAGCGGCGCTGAGCCGCACGAGCGCGGACCTGGGGCAGGTCCCCCTGTTGCGGGCGGAGGCCGACGACATCCTGCGAGTGATCTCGACCGACCCGCGCGCGCCCGAGGTGGCCGACCTGACCGACGCCCACGCGCGGGTGCTGCTGGCCCACGTGGCGGACGAGCTGGCACGCCTGCCTCGGCTGCGCCACCCGGGCATCGACGCGATGCTCGCCCACGACCGGGACCACGGCACGGCCTACGCGCTGTCCGTCACGGCGTGGCTGGACGCGGTGGGCAGCTTCGGGGACGCCGCGCGGCGGCTGCACGTCCACCCGAACACGATGAAGTACCGGCTGCGGCGCGCCCGGGAGCTCTTCGGCCTCGACCTGGACGACGCCGACGACCGGCTCTCGTGCTGGATCCAGCTGCGCCTGGCCCCGGCCCCGCACGAGGAACCGCAGGGGCGCCGGCGCTGA
- the lysA gene encoding diaminopimelate decarboxylase, which produces MSVGTSTPAPLSLFPPGSALDSDGALTIGGCRAEDLAERFGTPAMIVDEGALRDRARRYVRGLAERWPDSRVVFASKAFPCTAIERVLVEEGLGIDVAGGGELAVALRAGADPERLVVHGNAKTDEELRDAVGAGAGLVVIDNDDDIDRLERLTTGEQGVLVRVTPDIRPDTHEAVATGQRGSKFGFDPARAREAIARLRGSDRLRLDGVHVHVGSQILDTEPFARAVEAVAALGTFAVYDLGGGLGARYTYDDHPPSVEAYLDALVGVARSRLPADARIVIEPGRSLVAEAGATLYRVVTVKRGEPDVVAVDGGMGDNMEVALYGQRFEAVVAARVGGGEPCHLVGRHCESGDRLSSGVPLADPRPGDVVAVPVTGAYCYSLANNYNGARRPPVVLCRDGRAREVVRRETYADLTRRDVDGEGVLMGRRPAG; this is translated from the coding sequence ATGTCCGTGGGGACCAGTACGCCGGCACCGCTCTCCCTCTTCCCACCGGGGAGTGCCCTCGATTCCGACGGAGCCCTGACCATCGGCGGCTGCCGTGCCGAGGACCTGGCCGAACGCTTCGGCACTCCAGCGATGATCGTCGACGAGGGCGCCCTGCGCGACCGCGCCCGCCGCTACGTCCGCGGGCTGGCCGAGCGGTGGCCGGACTCCCGGGTGGTGTTCGCCTCCAAGGCCTTCCCCTGCACGGCGATCGAGCGGGTACTGGTCGAGGAGGGCCTGGGCATCGACGTCGCCGGCGGCGGCGAGCTCGCCGTGGCGCTCCGGGCGGGCGCGGACCCGGAACGGCTGGTCGTGCACGGCAACGCCAAGACCGACGAGGAGCTGCGCGACGCGGTCGGCGCCGGCGCCGGACTCGTCGTCATCGACAACGACGACGACATCGACCGGCTCGAACGCCTCACCACCGGGGAACAGGGCGTCCTCGTCCGCGTCACCCCCGACATCCGTCCCGACACCCACGAGGCGGTGGCCACCGGCCAGCGCGGCTCCAAGTTCGGCTTCGACCCGGCACGGGCCAGGGAGGCCATCGCCCGGCTACGCGGCAGCGACCGCCTGCGCCTGGACGGCGTGCACGTCCACGTCGGCTCACAGATCCTGGACACGGAGCCGTTCGCCCGTGCGGTTGAGGCCGTCGCCGCGCTCGGGACCTTCGCGGTCTACGACCTCGGGGGAGGGCTCGGCGCCCGCTACACCTACGACGACCACCCGCCCAGCGTCGAGGCGTACCTGGACGCGCTGGTCGGCGTGGCGCGCAGCCGCCTGCCCGCCGACGCGCGGATCGTCATCGAGCCCGGGCGCTCCCTCGTGGCCGAGGCCGGGGCCACCCTCTACCGGGTCGTGACGGTCAAGCGCGGCGAGCCGGACGTGGTCGCCGTCGACGGCGGGATGGGCGACAACATGGAGGTCGCCCTCTACGGGCAGCGGTTCGAGGCGGTGGTGGCCGCGCGGGTGGGCGGCGGCGAGCCCTGCCACCTGGTCGGGCGGCACTGCGAGTCCGGCGACCGGCTCAGTTCCGGTGTCCCGCTCGCCGACCCGCGCCCGGGCGACGTCGTCGCCGTGCCCGTCACCGGCGCCTACTGCTACTCGCTGGCCAACAACTACAACGGCGCGCGTCGGCCCCCGGTGGTCCTGTGCCGCGACGGCCGGGCCCGCGAGGTCGTCCGCCGCGAGACCTACGCCGACCTGACGCGTCGCGACGTGGACGGGGAGGGCGTCCTGATGGGCCGCCGCCCAGCGGGGTGA
- a CDS encoding isochorismatase family protein, with product MPLALMFVDVQRNMLEGFRKTEPDTFPVPGLAASLDGFGVRTLVVAGFQSEFCIAATSRAALGKGYDVVLAAGAHATYPGPSGARDLAESVERELQSRGIKVSPADDPDFR from the coding sequence ATGCCCCTCGCACTGATGTTCGTCGACGTCCAGCGCAACATGCTGGAGGGCTTCCGCAAGACCGAGCCCGACACGTTCCCCGTCCCGGGCCTGGCGGCCTCGCTCGACGGCTTCGGCGTGCGCACACTGGTCGTCGCGGGGTTCCAGAGCGAGTTCTGCATCGCCGCCACCAGCCGGGCCGCCCTGGGCAAGGGCTACGACGTCGTCCTGGCGGCGGGGGCGCACGCCACCTATCCCGGGCCGTCCGGTGCCCGTGACCTGGCAGAATCCGTCGAACGGGAACTCCAGTCCCGCGGAATCAAGGTTTCCCCCGCAGACGACCCCGACTTCCGGTAA